One region of Limnospira fusiformis SAG 85.79 genomic DNA includes:
- a CDS encoding DNA-methyltransferase yields the protein MDNLIHIINKVLLGDIRTVSVIIPDNSIQAIITSPPYFGHRNYTGKDGCANEIGREANVTDYINNLVTCFEVVKPKLKNNGLLWLNLGDTYRNKQLEGVPWRVAFALKDRGWILRSDIIWKKPNAMPSSVKNRPTTDHEYIFMFSKNTDYYYDADAIREPHITFTEQSKMRGGRNHFGKRNSTPENGKNSGNQNLHDGRWDQAFHPKGRNKRTVWEIPLGKFRDAHFAVYPEDLVKICLLASTRQGDLVLDPFTGSGTTGVVAIKHDRKFIGCELVKTYQKMAQNRIDEIIIQPSLFTLPN from the coding sequence ATGGATAATCTCATCCATATTATTAATAAAGTTCTGTTGGGGGATATCCGCACTGTATCTGTAATTATTCCTGATAATTCTATCCAAGCCATAATTACTAGCCCTCCCTATTTTGGGCATCGAAATTACACCGGAAAAGATGGCTGTGCCAACGAGATAGGTAGAGAAGCAAATGTAACCGATTATATTAATAATCTGGTCACCTGCTTTGAAGTGGTAAAACCCAAACTAAAAAATAATGGTTTGCTGTGGCTGAATTTAGGTGATACTTATCGGAATAAACAACTTGAGGGTGTTCCTTGGCGGGTGGCATTTGCTCTCAAAGATAGGGGTTGGATTCTCCGCAGTGATATTATTTGGAAAAAGCCAAATGCTATGCCATCCTCTGTGAAAAATAGACCAACTACTGACCATGAATATATTTTCATGTTTTCTAAAAACACTGATTATTATTATGATGCTGATGCCATTAGGGAACCTCATATCACATTTACCGAACAATCAAAAATGAGAGGCGGTAGGAATCATTTTGGGAAACGAAATAGCACCCCAGAAAATGGCAAAAACTCCGGTAATCAGAATTTGCATGATGGTCGATGGGACCAAGCATTTCACCCCAAAGGAAGAAACAAGAGAACTGTTTGGGAAATACCCCTCGGTAAGTTCAGGGATGCACATTTTGCGGTTTATCCAGAAGATTTAGTTAAAATATGTCTACTGGCATCAACTCGTCAAGGAGATCTGGTTTTAGACCCATTTACTGGTTCAGGTACTACCGGAGTTGTTGCTATTAAGCATGACAGAAAGTTTATTGGCTGCGAACTGGTCAAGACCTATCAAAAAATGGCTCAAAATAGAATTGATGAAATTATTATTCAACCCAGCCTGTTCACGCTGCCCAATTAA